The Eulemur rufifrons isolate Redbay chromosome 21, OSU_ERuf_1, whole genome shotgun sequence genomic interval GATTGGAATGCATTtacatttgtggggtttttttttttttgttgttttgagacagcgtctcactctgttgcctgggctagagtgccatggcatcagcctcgctcacagcaacctcaaactcctgggctcaagcgatcctcctgcctcagcctcccgagtagctgggactacaggcatgcgccaccatgcccggctaattttttctgtatatatttttagttgtccatataatttctttctatttttagtagagacggggtctcgctcttgctcaggctggtcttgaactcctgacctcgagcgatccacccgcctcggcctcccagagtgctaggattacaggcgtgagccaccgcgcccggcctgcatttacATTTGTTAACATATAGTTGTGAATGATTCCATTTTGAAAACTATGATATGACCTGAGCTATCCAATACAGCAGCCACTgtccacatgtagctatttaaacttaattaaaaaCCCAGTCTCTCTGTCACACTAGTGACATAGCGTGACCCTATGACCATATtccaagtgctcaacagccacatgtagctagtggctagcGTACTAGATGGTGCAGATGTAGACCAAAGGACCCAGACAAATCCAGGAGAGCAGGCTGTATTTTAACTCAGCCctttgggctgggcgcagtggctcacgcctgtaatcctagcactctgggaggcccaggcgggtggatcctgtgagctcaggagttcgagaccagcctgagcaagagcgagaccccatctctactaaaaagaaatagaaagaaattagctggacatctaaaaatatatatagaaaaaattagccaggcatggtggcgcagctACTTGGtagttagtcccagctacttgggaggctgaggcagaaggactgctcgagcccaggagtttgaggttgctgtgagcagcgctgatgacatggcactctagcctaggcaacagagttgagactctgtctcaagaaataaaaacaaaaaataaaaataattcaaccCTTTGATGCTCCACTTACTTTACCAACAATGCTAATGAGAAAATATCATAGTATTCACAAAGTGACAACATGCTATATGCTGGAAATGCTTATCCTGAAGGAAAAACAATCAGGACAAGTACTTGACCCAACTAAAACAGACAAGCAGTGGATTTTTTATTCTGAGATGAGCAACGACTCACGGTTGGAACATATCATGTGTGttcaagagagaaaggagaacatGAGGTTGGAATAGTCAGGCAGGCTCCCTTGGTGAGGAGGGCCCCCTGACTTTCAGTCCTAGGAGTCTGGATTTTATGCTGAAGACTGTGGGGAATCACTGCAGAATTATAGGTAAGGAATGATCCAATGAAAAAGTAGCAGCAATTACAAAATGGATCGAACATACAGTTTTGAAGCAGGGAAACTTGTTAAAATTTCTTCAACAGCGTGGAAAGCACGAAAAGACCAGTGCCTGAAAGGGGGTCGGAAGCAGAGATGCAAAGAACTTTGAAAAGGATGACtcagagaggagggggaaggaggtaATCAACCCAAAAAGATTTAAAGATCATTGCCTGGGCGCTTTGAAAAACACCGACCTGGAAAGGTacagaaaatgagaagaatgtattttGGGGAGAAGCTAAAGCACGCACTTCCAGGAGTTAGTGGACTGCGCTGATGTTTGGGTGGCCAAGGCTTCCCGCTCTCTTCCCTCCCCGAGCCCTGCAGAGCTCCACGCGGTGCGCCCTTCTCTAGCCCCCGGGTCCCCACAGGCGCCTTGGCTTCCCCCCGCCTGTCCCTGGCCTCTCCTCACCGGTTCcggctttctcttccttctcttcggTGCGGCGGAGAACGGTGCGAAGGCGTGACCGTAAGCGAATGGCGGGCTCTGAGCTCCCAGAATACAACGCGTTCCCAGAGTGCCACGCGCAGGACCCGcccccttcctttccccagtggtGAGCGTGGTCTCTCCTGTGCTTTCTCCTCATTCAGCCGGCTGGGAAACGCAGGCTGCAGTAGGATAGTTCCGGCACTACCGTAAGAGAAGGCTGACGACTGGGCCTGGGGGCCGCCGGAAACACCGACCCTCGGGCCAgcagggggctggagagggggcTCGCACTTCCAAGCACCGCATACCAAGCATAGGCTGGACGGTAAGGCGGGGATCTGGGGCCTGGGCCCTCGGATGGGGGGCGGcaggaggtggggctgagggccAGGACCTCCCCTGACAATTTAACGTTTGGATCCCGGCACCTCCAGGTAAGGGGCGCCCTGAGCGAGGCGAGGCATCTTGTACGGACAGAGAGACTGAGGTATAGAGTAGAGCGGGGGCCGGCCCAGGGTCGTCCCTAACGGAGTTGGAGGAAAGGTGCACGGAGCCTCGGCGATGCATTGGGCGGGACCAGGGCTTACACCTGAGGCCGGCAAAGGTGCGGGGCCTGGCAGAGGCGGGGCTTGCTAAGGGGAAGAGCCTCCGGGGAGCCTATATTCGCGAAATGCCGGAGCCTCGGGGCGGGGCTCAGAGAAGGGGCGGGGCTTCCGGGGGACCAGTTCGGGGGTGGGGCCCTGCCCGGCGGCGCGAGGATTGGGCGAGGGGGCGGTGCCGCCAGAAGCCGAGACTGCGAATGGCCGAGGCGGGCTCGAATCCGGAGGCTGAGGGCTCCTAGGAATCGAAgtctggggaaggggcagggcggGGCTTAGGGAAGGGGCGGGGCCTCTAGGTCGGAGCCCTGGCTGGGCCGGGGCGGGGCTTGGGGCGGCCCAGCAGCCGCCTCGCTATCTCCCTAccgcggtggcggtggcggcggcgaaGGAGGAACTCTACGCGCTCTGGCCGCGCTCCTGCCCCAGCCGAAGCTGACGCTGTAGCCCGCTCTGGGCCGGGGCCATGGGCGCCCCGCGCCGCCCGGGTCATGAGGACGAAGGCGGAGACAGCGGGCCCACCGCTCGAGCCCGGTCAGTGCCTCTCTGTGGGCCCAAGCCTCACCCAGGGAACGAGGGGACCCCGCCCTAGCGCGGGCTGGGTCCAGCTGCGCGACCTTGGGTGGACTCTCGCCtcgctccccccaccccgccccgggtCAACTGGGATTTCCTTATACTCCCAGGGCTGGGACCCCAGTCTGCAAGGTGGGAGGGTCCGGGTGGCAGGGGCACCACCTCCCCCAGAAGCGAAAGCTGCCTTGGGAGATCCCGTGCCTTAGGGGAGCTGGAAGGAACTGAGGCCGAGACTGTCACGGAACTGGCCGAGAGCACAGAGCAGTGGAAGGGCCCTTTCCCCTGGCCACCCACACTCTGCGTTTTGCTCCAGTTCTTCACCCTCTGGTTCCTTCTGCCCAGCGGTAGCCTGAGCCCCTTTGGAGCGGAGACCAAGATGCGTTCAGTACCTTGGGCTTTAGTTTGCTTGTCCAAGAAGTAGGGGTGGAGGGAGACGTGATTCCTGCTCTGCTTAAGGCACAAGATTGTTGAGAAAGGGAAAGCGCTAGTAAACTCTGAGGTGAGGAGCCAATTCCTGGGAGAGGTCAGGAGCATGTGGGGACCTAAGGTGTCAGTGGGGCTGTGGCATCACACCCAGGGAGTGTTCTCCTTTGTGTTTGCAGTGTGGAGTAGAGTCTGATGCTATACTGGGGTTTAAATCCCAACTCTTTCAATGACCTAACTCTGTGATCTTAGACGCGAGACTTGCTTTTCCTGATCCTGACATTTGTAGGGAGCTTTCTATGGGGCAGACGTGTGCTAAGTTGTTTACATGCAGTACCTCAATCCTCATAATGCCTCAGTGAAGTAGTTACCCCTGCTGTTTGCACTTTTGCAGATGAGCATACTGAGGCTGAGAGAGCTTAAATAACCAAGGTCAGTGGACTACCTTCCTCCCTGGAGACAGCCCCCAACGGAAGCCAGGCCAGGGCCTTTTAAGTAGACCATAGCTCTCGTAGGGCAGTCCCTTGTCCAGGCATCAACATCTGGCAGTGGCTTTGGGCTCAGAAGGCTAAAGTCAGGACAAATGCCAAGGCTTGCCTACCCTTATCACTCCCCACAAGAGCGTATTGAGATCCGACATGCTCATGCCAAGGCTGGGGATGGCAATGTGAGTAGGTTGAGCCCTGTGGGGCCTCAGAATTAAGGTGTTCTAGGGCACAGGGCAAGAAGAGGAAGAGCATCTGAGTCACTAAGGGCCCTAGAGGGCAGCTGTCCTGCACCACATTTTACTGCTGGGCACAGGGGAAGGCACAGACCCAGTCATAACCTGGCAGAAGATGGCACAGCTAGTCTGTGCCATAGTCCAAACCACAGAGTAAGGAGGGAGCCTCAGAGGGCTGTAGCCTGGGGGGACGGAGGGAGGGGGAGCAGTGACAAGTAGGCCCAGGCATCTCAAGGGATAAggtccttttaaaaaatgccttccATTCACCAAGCATGTGCCCACTCTGGGTTGAGGGTCAGGAGGAGGCAAATGCAACCCTGTCTCTATCTGTCACCGAAAAATTCTCTGTCTAGTGGGGAGAGCAGATGCCACCTCAAGGACTCTACTGAGAGGGAGGCGGATCAGAGCATTGGGCGTTCAGAGATGGGAGACAACATCCCAGACTAAGAGATATTCAAGAGCAAAGCCTGGGGAATAAACAGCCTGAGTAGAGAAAAACAAAGGCAGCGTGTGACTGCAGTGAGGGGTTCTTGAACAGGGAGGCATCGCCATGATAGCACAACACCCTGCCTAGAGCTCTGCCGTTGCTCAGCCCGTTGCAGGCAGTTATATAGAATATGAGTCCCTTAGATCATACTgactttgtaaaagaaaaaaaaagtagaatatgaGTTCCTAGAAGTCAGGGCTTGGGTCTTTAGTtgcctctgtgtccccagagcctagcacatagtaagtgcttaataaacaaacaagtaagtgcttccaacaaatatttattgagttactACTAAGCATCAGATACCAGGCACTGAGAATAACAGTAAATGAGATTAGCAAGGTCCCTGCTGTtgtagtccatttgtgctgctatgacagaaCACCcaggactgggtaatttataaacaacagaaatttaatttttcacaattctagaggctgagaaatccaagatTAAGGCGCTGGCAGGTTCAATGTCTGGTAAAGGCAGATAGTGCAGTGCTGTGTCAGTGTCCTTACATGATGGAAGGGGTGGAAAGGAGATGCGTGCTGTATCTTCACATGGCAAAGAGGAAAAGCAcaggccgggcccggtggctcacgcccgtaatcctagcactctgggaggccgaggcgggaggatcgctcgaggtcaggagttggagaccagcctgagcaagagcgagaccctgactctactaaaaatagaaagaaattatctggacaactaaaactatatagaaaaaattagccaggcatcatggtgcatgcctatagtcccagctactcgggaggctgaggcagaaggatcgcttgagcacaggagtttgaggttgctgtgagctaggctgatgccacggcactctagcccaggcaacagagcgagactctgtctcaaaaaaaaaaaaaaagaggagaagcacacacacaaaaacatagcCTAAGCTAGTttcctccagcccttttataagacactcatgacttaatcacttcccaaaagccCCCACCTCTTGATACTATCACAAggaggattaagtttcaacatgaactTTGGAGGGTCACATTCAAATCATAGTTCCTCCTGCCCTTAGGAAACTTACAGACTAATGAGGAGACACAGTGCCTTGTTGTTGGCACTTTTGCTAAGCACTGCGAAGGAAAGACTCAAATGACAAGAAGGGGCAGCCTTGAGAACAGCAAGGGGGAGAGAGTTCCAGACAGGGAGCcacacatgcaaaggccctggggtagaaTAAAGGCCGATGGGCTCACAGGGTAACTGGAACACAGGTGAGGGCCAAGATAAAGCTGGAGGTGCCTAGGTTGGGCAGGGCCCTGCAAACCATGGGAAGGGGTGAGAACTGTATTCTAAGAGCAGTCGGAAACTGAATGAGATCCCTCCATCTGCTGTGTGCAGGGGCGGGAGAGGGGCTAGGAGTGGAATTTGGGGCAGAGGATGAGAAGTCAGGCGGGACTGAATCTGTGGTAGTGGTAGGAGACGAATGTGCGAGGGCCTTGAATGAAGGGCTTGGTTTCCTTTTAGAAGCACGTGGGgtaaggggaaggaaaggaatgaagcCTCAGCCCAGCCCGGCTTAGCATACCGGGCCCCAGCTGGGGAGCAGGGTGCACGTCAGCACCTGCAAAGTACTTTTTACAGCACCCTGAGTGCTGGCATCTGCAGTGGCCCATTTCACAGAGGGAGAAGCAGGCTCGGAGAGGTCAGGTGACTGCCGCCCATGCCATCCTGCCTTCCACAGGCCCTGCTGCATGCCCTTGGAGGCAAGGGGTGGAGAAGAAAGAGGCCAGGAGCAGGTATAGTAGGTTCCTGCCTCCCGTGAACATATAAGCGGCCCAGCGGGGCACAGACAGCTCTGTGCCAGGGTCACATCCCGTGAGCCAAAGCGTGAACTCAGGCTGGGAGGAGTGCAGATGAGGGAAAGGGCGTAACCAGCCTGGGATCAGGGAAGGCCCCGGAAGTGGTGGCGTCTGAGCCAATCCTTGAAGGCTGGGGAAGGTCAGACGTAGGAGGCTAGGCACCTGGGACTCGGACAAAGGCCGGCAGGTCAGAGAGGCCAGGACAGACTCCAGGACTAGAGAGTGGCCCTCCTGGGTGGTGCCTGCAGGGGAGTGGTGGGACCTGGGGCCGGCACAGCAGGTGGGCTCCTGGGGGGCCTTTGCATGGAGTGGTCATGCAGGCCAGCAGAGGCCCCAGAGACCCTTGAGATGGGGAAACGACAAGGGGCTGGGTTTTCATGTGCCGAATGGGTGTCATGAGCGAGTCATGAGTGGTGTCGGGCAGAAAAAAGTCCCTTCTGGTTCTTTAGACTCTGAACTTTGTTCAGATTCACAGCACGGCTGAGGAGGGTCCTGTATGCCATGGGCCTGCTTGCCCCCACCTCAGGGCCTCAGCACGTGCTGTTCCCCTCTGCCGCGTGCTCCCTGGCTCGCAGCTCTCTCAGGCACACCCCCGCCATCTTCCCTAGCACGGGCCCCTGTTTTTCTcttaggtttgtttgtttgtggcaTCCACCAGGACAGGGATTTTGCGTTACCACTCTATCTCCAGGACACGTGCCAGGCACTTGCTAGGCTCTTGGGAAATGTTTGTCAACTGAATGACTGAATCAGACCAAAGTCCCCCCCGTTTAGGGATGGCCAAACTCAATCCAGCAGGAGGAAGTCAGCTGCCCAGCCCGCAGCCAGCCAGTGGCTGAGTTGGGAGTGGAACTCTAGGTCGGGCCCTTTCTGCTCCACCTCACAGCCTGACGAGGGCAGACCGAGAGGTGACCTGGGGACGGTGGGGGACAGAGCTCAAAGGAGCATCCCACAAACCACACAGCTTATGCAACAGTCCCCTCCTCCTTGCTGTGGGCTTCACACCCTGACGGTCCTGCGGTCTTTGGAGTCAGGGGAACCCATGGGGAACTGGTGAGCTCAGAGACTTGGATGTGCTGAGTGCTGCCCATGTGCCGGTCCTGGGACGAAAGCAGGAAGCAAAACAGCCCCTGTCCTTGCTTCCTCAGAGCTCCAGCCGAAAAGAAGGTCTCCGAGCGGGAGGTGCGGGGGCTGTGAGTGCACATAGTGGGTGCACATAGTGGGGCACTGGGCCCGAGAGAGGTGGCACCGTGGAGAAGTGACGTCCACGGGCAGGAGTTAGCGCAGGCACCTGGGAAGCCAGGAGGTTCCGGGCAGAGGGACCAGGTGGGCAAAGGGATCATGACAGGTGAAGGTTCTGCCTGCAGGGTGGTCCGCCGAGGGCTAGGGGTGGTGAGGAGGCGGAGGGTGCTGGGCAGCAGCCACCAAGGTGTTGTCCTAAGAGGTGTGGGCCCCAGCCCACTGGAGGATTTCGAGTGGGGCTGACCGGCTGTGGCTCATGCTTGGGGAGCTCCCTGCTGTTGCAAGGAGAACGGGCTGTGGGCTGGAAGGGCTGTGGGCAGTGGCCGTGGCAGGCTCTGTGCCACAGGTCTGCAACCTCCCTCCGTTTCTGTGCAGGGGACTTTGTGCAGCTGCCTGTGCCCATCATCCAGCAGCTGTACCACTGGGACTGTGGCCTGGCCTGCTCCAAGATGGTGCTGCGGTGAGTGGgcggcccagggctgggggccaaGGACGTCCCCGTCCATACCACCTGCTCCGACTCAGGGGAGACCCAGGAGGGACCTGGGTGGGATTCATTGTGCACATAGCTGGCCGTGGCAGGGCTTGAAAGAGGCCCAGCTTCCACCTGAGCCCAGTCCTATCTGCAAAAGTGAACAAGGGGTATAGTGGGCCTTCCGGGTCTCCACTGTGGTGATGCCTGGGGACTTTGGGGATGCCCAAGAAGTCCTAGGTGCCCAGGCCTGCCCCACAGAGCAGCCCCATGTCTGGAACAGGGGCCCTCCACCCTCCTGGCCTTGGTCTCCTGGGAGACTGGGATGCTGACCATCGAGCAGAGGCTGCATGAATATCACAGGGACCTTGACAGTCAGAGCCAGGAGGGACCATGGCCATCACCTGAGTTTTCAGCTGGCTGCCTGGAACCCCCTGCAGAATGGGGTCAGCCAAAGAGTTTTGTGCCTAAAACTTTGCAAACCATTGATGTGATCCAAGGGCCTCATCTTAGAGACAAAGCTAATGAGGCCAGAGAGgacagtgacttgcccaaggttacatggCCCACAAGAGACGAGAGACCAGAGAAGCAGGATCCAGGCCCTCGACTCCGGGGCCCTGACAGTCCTCGGGTTGTTCTCGGGCAGATCGTGGACAGGACATGGGGCTTCACGATGAAGGAGGCAGCCTTCTGGGGACCAAGGGCTCTGACGGTGGCTCTTGGGCCCGCAGGTGGAGTGCAGTCGGGCCAGCTTCCCCTGGAGAGCGAGCCCACCTCTGTGTCTGCCCACAGGTACCTGGGCCAGCTGGACGACGGTGAGTTTGAGAGCGCCCTGCAGGAGCTGCGGCTGACCAGGAGCATCTGGACCATCGACCTGGCCTACCTGATGCGCCACTTTGGCGTGCGGCACCGCTTCTGTACCCAGACCCTGGGCGTCGACAAGGGCTACAAGAACCAGGTACGCAGCCGGCCTGCGCGCCTTTCTGCGTGGGGCCAGAGACCTAGGCCACCTGGAGCAGCGGCAGATGGGCTACGGGCAGGATTTGTGAGCCAGTCAGAGCAGGTGACCTTGACGTCCCGCCTGCACAGAGGGTCTGAGCGTCGAGTCCTggctcctgcccacccacctTCTGCCTTCCCCAGCCTGTGTCCTTGCCCACCGTCCTCAACACAAGGCAGGCCCAGGATCTCAGAGCGTGTCACTCTGACCTCACTTGGCCATCATTTGCCCCTTTGCTTCCTGCTCATCAGGACAGCTGGCTCTAAGCTGGGGAATTGGTATTctggaagaaaaccaaaatactATCTTTTCAGCCGTGTCAACACAGTGTGTTGCAGGGAGCGCGCCTGGCGGAGCCGAGCTGTGGCTGAGCCGTCCCTCACCTCACCGCCCTTGCTCATCTGCTACTCCCGCCCACCGTGGCATACTAGCCCAGGGCGGCTAACCTTCCCCGGGGAAATGACCTTTGCCGGGCTGCCCGCCCACCTCTTGAGCACACTCCTTGTGATCCTGCACACGCCCGGATCAGGACAAACACAGCTCTCTGACCCAGAGTGCTGACGTGCTGTCCTCTGGACCTCCGCCTCCCTAGCATGCTCTTTGCTTCATCCAAATAGGGCGAGGGTGGCCAGGGCGGGCAGCCAGGGCGGCGGCCGCTCCAGCCTGCACTTCTCTCTTCAGTCCTTCTACAGGAAGCACTTTGATACGGAGGAGACCCGGGTGAACCAGCTGTTTGCACAAGCCAAGGCCTGCAAGGTGCTGGTGGAGAAATGGtgagctccctcccctccccaccggCCCTCTCTCACCTGCCTGCTCACCCGGGGACTGCAGTGGGGGAGGCCGTGGGATGGCGTCTGGGAAAGGCCAGGACTCGGGGGTCAGGCAGAACTGGGGCTTCCCACCCGGGTGGCTATGGACACTGACTTGCCcccctgagccttggtttccccatccaTAAAGTAGAGATCAGTGCGGCCGCATGACCCAGGCTCCAGCCTGGCGTGGCTCCTGAGCAGGTGCGGGAGGACAGGTGAGCAAGACAGACTGCGGCCAGCCCTTGGGCTGCTCACGGAAAGGTAGCATGGGACAGAACACAGGAGCCCTACGGAGAGTGACGGCCTGAGGAATGTGCTGGTACAGCGATTGACAGGACGGAGCAGGAGGAGCCAGCGTGTGGGCTGCCTGGGGAGGCCCGTCTCCCTGATCTGCCCACGAGCTGCTGTGACCTCACAAGGCCTTCCCCTTCCCGTCACACGCTCAGGCTGGATGCAGGCAGACCCTGGAGCAGCTTGCCCAGGTGTGGGTGGCGTTCTCAGGCTCTCCGTGGGGCCGTGCTCACGCCTGCTGCCTCTGGTCCCTGGTCAGCCCCCCCTGGATCCCTCTTCTCAGATTTCTCCTTTCTTTACAGATTTACATTTTCATCATGTGCATAATGTAACCACATGATACGTAATTTGGAAAAATGGGGGGGAATCTCCACTCTCCTTTGGCCCTATGAGCACATGCTGGAAGTAGAGGCAGCAAATGTTTACTTAGTGGCCCGTGACAGGCGCCATttctcagaggaggaaactgaggatggGAGAGACCCAGCCACGGTCACCCCCGCGTCTTGGCCGTGCCCTGATCTGAACCCAGCATCCCCACACTCCATTCCACGAAGCCTGCAGCTTTCCTCGCAGCCCGGCCCCGCTCTCTCTCACGCCACTGGGAACCCGGCCAGCTATTTTGTTTCAAAGACCAAATGGGAAAATGGCATGTTTCCTTGGCCAAGGCAGCAGACCAGACTGCCCCGTGACTCGGCTGTGGCCGGAGCTGGGCCAGGCCACGTGGTGCTGACGCTGCCACTCCTGGAGAGGGCCCGAATGGGTGAGCACCCTCACCAGCAAAGATGGGGGAGCCTGTGGCTTAGGGCCCCCCAGCCCCTTCTGCTCCTTCCGCCTTTTTATCTGGATTCGCTGCCTACTGGAGGGCACAGAACGAGGCAGCGCCTATGAGTCTGCCTCGGAGTGGGGGTGGCAGCTCCAGGAAGCCGTCACCACCGACCTGGGGGTTTTCCTGGAAGCACCGCCGACCAGCCCTTCCTGGGCAGCCCCTTCTGCCACAAGGAGccttagagaaaaaagaaaaatagccctTTCAGAGAAGCATTTGGTTTTGAAACTGGCTAAGCCGTGCTTGGCTCAGATTTTGGGGATGAGATTGGGCCAACAGTTTCAACGTAAACTACACGATTTAGGGCAGAGGAGAGACAGGGCTTGGCAAAAAGAACCCACTAACCAAGCAGGGGGTGGGGTTCCATGTGCTGCTCCAGTGGTTCTTTGCCGGGCCCACCTGGAGCTGACCTCCAGCTGTCCCTACAAAGGGCCTGACAGGGCCAGCTTGTCCTTGTGCACACTCAGACCGCCCCCCCAAAGCCTCCCCCCGCCAGCACCAAGCTGAGCCTGGGCCACAGTGACACGGCAGGGACGTTCCCACCTGCATGGAGCTCAGGGTGAAGGGAAGAGGAGCTGGGCCCCGAGCTTTGTAACACAGGGGACCGGTGCAAGCAGGGACCCACTGACCCCCTCCCGCCCACAGCACGGTGAGCGTGCAGGACATCCAGGCGCACCTGGCGCAGGGCCATGTGGCCATCGTGCTGGTGAACTCAGGGGTGCTGCACTGCGACCTGTGCTCCAGCCCTGTCAAGTACTGCTGCTTCGCCCCCAGCAGCCACCGCTGCTTTTGCCGCACACCCGACTACCAGGGCCACTTCATCGTCCTGCGCGGCTACAATCGGGCCACCGGCTGCATCTTCTACAACAACCCCGCCTACGCCGACCGTGAGTGctgggtgggcagggtggggcggggctgTCTGCAGTCACTGTCCCAGGTGCCCGGCCCCACAAGTCCCTCCCATTCAACCTGGTGTGGCCAAGACCTTTCACCAAAGCCCCTGCTCCTCCTGGGCTCGCCACTCTGGCCATGCAGGCAAACCAGCCACAAACCTGCAGCCAGGCTGGCCTCGTCCACAGCCTGGCCAGCCCCACACCACTGCCTAGGTCCCCGCCGCACCATCTCACGCTGCACAGGCTGCAGCgccccccctccctgcccccagtccTCCCAAGACAGCCAGCACCGTCCTCAGACATGAAAGTGaccagccccagccaggcctgcCCACTGCCCGGAGGCAGACTTACCTGTCAGTCTGTGTGGCCCGGGTCatgtttcttcctccctctgcgCCCCACTCTCGCCAGCTGCTAAACTGGGGAGGGGTCAGAGGAAGCTCATGAAGGCCAGGATAGGCAAGGAGGGCTTCTGGGGGGCAGAGGACTTGAGCGGAGAGGGTGGCCATGCAGGAGGGACACAGACCTCACCCGGCTTCCCTGGGTGCCAGCGGGGTGGGtgctctccccccacccactgaccctgctctgccctccctgcccctagCAGGAATGTGCAGCACCAGCATCAGTAACTTTGAAGAGGCCAGAACCAGCTATGGCACAGACGAGGACATCCTCTTTGTCTACTTGGACAGCTGACAGCTGGAGCCTGGTGTGCCCAGGCCctcagaccccacccccaccgcatCCGGGCCCACTCAGgatgcccaggcccaggcccgggGCTGCTGGAGCCGGGATGCGGAGCTGCAGCCTCAGCCCATCTGGCAAAGCCCTGGGCAATTCTAGGAGGTTGCGACAAGGCTGCTGCGTCCGCTGGTGCTGTGTGTTGTCGTGCTGCTCACCCTGAGCACCTGCTGGGTGCTGGAAGCGTCCCCAGAGCATCTGAGAGGAGCCTTCCCCCAGGACCCTGGGCCCGACTCCAGCCGTGCCCAGAGAAGTCCAGCCCCAGGGTGCCCTTCCTGCCTTCGAGCTGGACCCAAGACCAGGGAGAGGCCTACGCTGGTCTCCCCATAGACGCTGGGACTGAGCCTGGGGAGAGAAGTCGCGTGACAGATACCAGTTGTCAAGACAGCATCTGGGTGTTCGGAGACAGGGTAGCTGACCCCAAGACCCCGGGGGTGAGGACTGTTCTAGGCCCCTCTCTCCTGGGAGTGCTGCAGACCCCATATGCCCCACGGTGGATGCCACTGCGTCCTCCTGCCTCCCGGCGGGCCCAGGTTTCTGTGGCTGGTTATGGGGCCTCTGGCACAGACACACCTCACAGCCACTGAGCCCTGCAGAGCCCCAGCCCTTGGGGACTCTGAGGCCCCCCACAGCCCTCCATATCCTCCACGCCTTGGGGGCATGGGCTGGTGGGTCTGTTGGCCGGCAGCACAGAGGGTGCTGTGCG includes:
- the GUCD1 gene encoding protein GUCD1 isoform X1, which gives rise to MRTKAETAGPPLEPGDFVQLPVPIIQQLYHWDCGLACSKMVLRYLGQLDDGEFESALQELRLTRSIWTIDLAYLMRHFGVRHRFCTQTLGVDKGYKNQSFYRKHFDTEETRVNQLFAQAKACKVLVEKCTVSVQDIQAHLAQGHVAIVLVNSGVLHCDLCSSPVKYCCFAPSSHRCFCRTPDYQGHFIVLRGYNRATGCIFYNNPAYADPGMCSTSISNFEEARTSYGTDEDILFVYLDS
- the GUCD1 gene encoding protein GUCD1 isoform X6, with the translated sequence MRTKAETAGPPLEPGDFVQLPVPIIQQLYHWDCGLACSKMVLRYLGQLDDGEFESALQELRLTRSIWTIDLAYLMRHFGVRHRFCTQTLGVDKGYKNQSFYRKHFDTEETRVNQLFAQAKACKVLVEKCTVSVQDIQAHLAQGHVAIVLVNSGVLHCDLCSSPVKYCCFAPSSHRCFCRTPDYQGHFIVLRGYNRATGCIFYNNPAYADRMCSTSISNFEEARTSYGTDEDILFVYLDS
- the GUCD1 gene encoding protein GUCD1 isoform X3: MRTKAETAGPPLEPGDFVQLPVPIIQQLYHWDCGLACSKMVLRYLGQLDDGEFESALQELRLTRSIWTIDLAYLMRHFGVRHRFCTQTLGVDKGYKNQSFYRKHFDTEETRVNQLFAQAKACKVLVEKCSHRCFCRTPDYQGHFIVLRGYNRATGCIFYNNPAYADRMCSTSISNFEEARTSYGTDEDILFVYLDS
- the GUCD1 gene encoding protein GUCD1 isoform X4 — its product is MRTKAETAGPPLEPGDFVQLPVPIIQQLYHWDCGLACSKMVLRYLGQLDDGEFESALQELRLTRSIWTIDLAYLMRHFGVRHRFCTQTLGVDKGYKNQSFYRKHFDTEETRVNQLFAQAKACKVLVEKCRNVQHQHQ
- the GUCD1 gene encoding protein GUCD1 isoform X5 is translated as MRTKAETAGPPLEPGDFVQLPVPIIQQLYHWDCGLACSKMVLRYLGQLDDGEFESALQELRLTRSIWTIDLAYLMRHFGVRHRFCTQTLGVDKGYKNQSFYRKHFDTEETRVNQLFAQAKACKVLVEKWNVQHQHQ
- the GUCD1 gene encoding protein GUCD1 isoform X2 → MVLRYLGQLDDGEFESALQELRLTRSIWTIDLAYLMRHFGVRHRFCTQTLGVDKGYKNQSFYRKHFDTEETRVNQLFAQAKACKVLVEKCTVSVQDIQAHLAQGHVAIVLVNSGVLHCDLCSSPVKYCCFAPSSHRCFCRTPDYQGHFIVLRGYNRATGCIFYNNPAYADRMCSTSISNFEEARTSYGTDEDILFVYLDS